The following coding sequences are from one Triticum aestivum cultivar Chinese Spring chromosome 5A, IWGSC CS RefSeq v2.1, whole genome shotgun sequence window:
- the LOC123104202 gene encoding cinnamoyl-CoA reductase 1 yields the protein MAPPRRLCVTGGGGFIASWLVKLLLSRGYAVHATLRDPCDPKNVHLKQMDEARENLHLFKADVLDYDTLTRAFEGCEGVFHLATPVPEDKIVDPESEVLAPAVKGTSNVLKACSAMKVQKVIVLSSNAAVDFNPNWPQDRLKDESSWSDKDFCQENEDWYSVAKIVAEQASLEYSEKHGLNVVTLCPPLVFGPLLQPTVNTSSKFLIYVINGGPDVMSNKLWHIVDVRDVADALLLVYEKPESSGRYICSPNSICAKDLVDLLRKMYPQYSYVNKFVDVDRKAPLSSQKLKGLGWKPRKLEETLSDSVGCYEKAGLLQGSAARPCRLPHLFRLAGDQ from the exons ATGGCACCGCCGCGGCGCCTGTGCGTGACCGGCGGCGGCGGGTTCATCGCCTCGTGGCTCGTCAAGCTGCTCCTCTCCCGCGGCTATGCCGTCCACGCCACCCTCCGCGACCCAT GTGACCCCAAGAATGTCCACCTCAAGCAGATGGACGAAGCCCGGGAGAATCTGCACCTGTTCAAGGCCGATGTGCTCGACTACGACACGCTAACACGTGCGTTTGAGGGGTGTGAGGGGGTCTTCCACCTCGCCACACCGGTGCCTGAAGATAAGATTGTTGATCCTGAG TCAGAAGTATTGGCTCCTGCTGTGAAAGGTACTTCAAATGTGCTGAAGGCCTGCTCAGCTATGAAGGTTCAGAAGGTTATTGTCTTGTCATCCAATGCTGCTGTTGATTTTAACCCGAATTGGCCTCAAGACAGACTCAAAGATGAGAGTAGCTGGTCAGACAAAGACTTCTGCCAGGAGAATGAG GACTGGTATTCTGTCGCCAAGATTGTGGCTGAACAGGCATCCTTGGAATATTCAGAGAAACATGGATTAAACGTTGTTACGCTTTGCCCTCCTTTAGTTTTTGGCCCATTGTTGCAGCCAACTGTGAATACAAGTAGCAAATTCTTAATCTATGTTATTAATG GAGGCCCTGACGTGATGAGCAACAAGCTGTGGCACATTGTAGACGTCCGTGACGTGGCGGACGCCTTGCTGCTTGTGTACGAGAAGCCAGAATCATCTGGGAGATACATTTGTTCGCCGAATAGCATCTGCGCAAAGGACTTGGTGGACTTGCTGAGGAAGATGTACCCACAGTACAGCTATGTGAACAA ATTCGTTGACGTGGACCGTAAAGCGCCGCTGTCATCGCAGAAGCTGAAGGGTCTGGGCTGGAAGCCGAGGAAGCTGGAGGAGACGCTCTCGGACAGCGTGGGCTGCTACGAGAAGGCCGGCCTTCTGCAGGGTTCCGCCGCGCGTCCTTGCCGGCTCCCGCATCTGTTCCGTCTGGCTGGTGATCAGTGA